The Sporosarcina sp. FSL W7-1349 genome includes the window TCATCATTTGAAATCAGTATGGTCATCCGCCAGATGGAAGCGGAAGATATTGAGAAGATATTGGCGATGCAGGAGGAATGCTTCCCGGGGATGGATCCGTGGGAAGAGGGCCATTTGAAAAGCCATTTGGCAATGTTTCCGGAGGGGCAGTTCGTCGCGGAACTCGACGGCGAAATCATCGGTTCATGCTCCAGCTTGATCATCAACTTCGACGAATATGATGACCGTCACACATGGGACGACGTGACGGACGAAGGCTATATTACGAATCACAATCCGGACGGCTACAATATGTACGGCATCGAAGTGATGGTCCACCCGGCCTACCGTCGGATGAAGGTGGGGCAGCGGCTGTATGAGGCAAGGAAAGAGCTTGCACGTCAGTTGAATCTCAAGTCGATCATTATCGGTGGCCGGATACCGAATTATCACAAATACGCGGATGAGATGTCCCCGCGTGAATATGTCGATGCGGTCTCCCGCCATAAAATCTATGACCCAGTATTGACGTTCCAACTGATGAATGATTTTACGCTCATGCGGGTGAATCCGAATTATTTACCGGACGACAAAGCATCCAAAAAGTATGCAACATTGATGGAATGGAATAACGTTGACTACAAGCCATTGACGAAGCGGCATTTCAAGACAAGCTATCCGGTGCGGATTTGTGTTGTTCAATATTTGATGAGGAAGATTTCTTCTTTTGAGGAAATGGCGCACCAATGCGAATATTTCGTGGATGTGGCATCCGATGCTAACTCGGATTTTGTCGTCTTCCCGGAAATTTTCACAACCCAGCTCATGTCCTTCCTTGATGAACCGTCACCGAGTCAGGCAGTGCGTAGGATGACCGAATTTACGCCGCAGTATATCGAGCTCTTCACCAGCCTCGCGGTCCGTTACAATGTGAACATTATTGGCGGATCCCACTTTGTGGAGGAAGAGGATGAGGAAATCTACAATATCGCGTATTTATTCCGAAGAGACGGTTCGATTGAAAAGCAATACAAAATCCACATTACGCCGAATGAGCGGAAATGGTGGGGCATTAGTGCAGGGGACTCGGTCCGGGTGTTTGATACCGACTGCGGCAAAATCGCCATCCAGATCTGTTACGATATTGAATTCCCCGAATTGGCACGCATCGCGACCGATATGGGGGCGAATATCATTTTTACACCGTTCTGTACGGAAGACCGCCAAGGGTATTTGCGCGTCCGGTATTGCGCCCAAGCACGCGCGGTGGAGAATCAAATCTACACCGTCATCTCGGGAACGGTCGGAAACTTGCCGCAAACGGAGAACATGGATATCCAGTATGCCCAATCGGCCATCTTTGCCCCATCCGATTTCGAGTTCGCCCGAGACGGCATCGTCGGCGAGACGAACGCCAACTTGGAGATGGTGCTGATCGGCGACGTCGACCTCGAAATCCTGCGCCGCCAACGCCAGGATGGAACAGTGAAACAACTGAAAGACCGGCGTCATGATGTGTATCATATTGAGTATAAGAAACAGTAACTGTCAAGAAGCAGCTTGTTAAAAAGTGAAGCGACGAGCGGCTGAACTGTCATGGCAATTGGGGGAACTGTCAGGGGTCGGCCGGACTGTCATGGCAAAAAGTCCAACTGTCATGGCAATCCGGGGAACTATCATGGCTCGTGCGAAAACTGTCATGGGTCGGCCGGACTGTCATGGCAAATCGTTCAACTGTCATGGCAATCCCGGGAACTATCATGGCTCGTGCGGAAACTGTCATGGGTCGGCCAGACTGTCATGGCAAAACGTCCAACTGTCATGGCAATCGGGAGAACTGTCATGGCCCGTGCGGAAACTGTCATGGGTCGGCCGGACTGTCATGGCAAAAGTCCAACTGTCATGGCGACACGTGACTGAAGCCATGTCTGCGGCGAAATCCAACTTTATATCCCCAATAAAAAAGCAGCCTCCTCACGGAGACTGCTTTTCTGTTGGGGAATGCAATTCGATCCCTTCCGGCTCAATATGGACCATGACGACGCTGAATGGCTTTTCTTTCAGGATTGTCCGCTCGATGTCCTCCGTGATCCGGTGGCTTTCGATGACGTTCAACATCGGATCCACGGTGACCGTTAAATCGACAAACATCAAGTTACCGTGCATTCGACCCTTGAATTCCTTCAGTTCGATGACCCCGCGAACGGCGCGGATAACTCCGGATATGTTTTCGACTTCCTGTTCATCGAATCCATCCGTCAGCGCATAGACATTCGTAATGAAAATCTGAATAGCCGTATAGATGATCAAAATTCCGATGATGAACGCGGTGATCGCGTCGATGATCGGAAAACCGATGACGGCGCCGCCGATTCCGATCGCCGTCCCCGCACTGACGAGGGCATCCGAACGATTATCGTAAGCGGCGGCCCGAATTGCTTCGCTGCCAATCCGTTCCGATAACTTCAAGTTGAAACGATAGACCAAAAACATGACTGCTGCACTGATGATAGCAATAACAGCAGTGAGCAACGAAGGCGGGGTAACGATTGGATGAACCATGGATTTTCCAGCATTGATCAGCACCTCAATCCCGATGAACGCCATGATGAACGCCGCAATCAAGGAGGCCACCGTTTCTGCTCGGAGATGGCCGTAATGATGGTTCTCATCCGGCGGCTTCTGCGAAATCCGTAAGCCGATCAAAATAGCGATAGAGGCGATAATATCCGTCGTATTGTTCAAGCCATCCGCTTTCAAGGCTTCCGAGGAACCGATATAGCCCGCCACCAGTTTGACCGCACTCAACACCAAGTATGTCCAAATACTAAGCCAAGCTCCTCTTTCGCCTTCCCGCAAGTTCGAATAAAGATCCATCTAAATAGGTACCGCCTTTCGATTGAAAGAGCGACTCCCAGTTATGGAGAGTCGCCCTCTTTTCAAGAT containing:
- a CDS encoding GNAT family N-acetyltransferase is translated as MSEEFDLSSFEISMVIRQMEAEDIEKILAMQEECFPGMDPWEEGHLKSHLAMFPEGQFVAELDGEIIGSCSSLIINFDEYDDRHTWDDVTDEGYITNHNPDGYNMYGIEVMVHPAYRRMKVGQRLYEARKELARQLNLKSIIIGGRIPNYHKYADEMSPREYVDAVSRHKIYDPVLTFQLMNDFTLMRVNPNYLPDDKASKKYATLMEWNNVDYKPLTKRHFKTSYPVRICVVQYLMRKISSFEEMAHQCEYFVDVASDANSDFVVFPEIFTTQLMSFLDEPSPSQAVRRMTEFTPQYIELFTSLAVRYNVNIIGGSHFVEEEDEEIYNIAYLFRRDGSIEKQYKIHITPNERKWWGISAGDSVRVFDTDCGKIAIQICYDIEFPELARIATDMGANIIFTPFCTEDRQGYLRVRYCAQARAVENQIYTVISGTVGNLPQTENMDIQYAQSAIFAPSDFEFARDGIVGETNANLEMVLIGDVDLEILRRQRQDGTVKQLKDRRHDVYHIEYKKQ
- a CDS encoding cation diffusion facilitator family transporter: MDLYSNLREGERGAWLSIWTYLVLSAVKLVAGYIGSSEALKADGLNNTTDIIASIAILIGLRISQKPPDENHHYGHLRAETVASLIAAFIMAFIGIEVLINAGKSMVHPIVTPPSLLTAVIAIISAAVMFLVYRFNLKLSERIGSEAIRAAAYDNRSDALVSAGTAIGIGGAVIGFPIIDAITAFIIGILIIYTAIQIFITNVYALTDGFDEQEVENISGVIRAVRGVIELKEFKGRMHGNLMFVDLTVTVDPMLNVIESHRITEDIERTILKEKPFSVVMVHIEPEGIELHSPTEKQSP